In bacterium, one genomic interval encodes:
- a CDS encoding DDE-type integrase/transposase/recombinase, with the protein MSITQKVTLARTAVPAYGLRPILEAVGLPRATWYYYQRRRRTYAEKYRHLRCPLEAIARIHPEYGYRRVTVELRATWGRDINHKVVQRLQRLWGLPLLRRTRHPRPSGIQQAIASAGRHANLISDKADIEPFAVSYADFTELSYAGGQQKGYMIILVDHVTKVVVGWAVGNRKTTEVALQAWERAKQTLATCAASWQGLIVHHDQDPVFIGYQWTSRLLRDGVRVSYSLRGARGNPEMEAFFSRFKTENRSLTLDCQTLDELTGMIARRIDYYNRDRRHSAIGYVAPLNYVDLLDLQCPGKAAYE; encoded by the coding sequence ATGAGTATCACGCAGAAGGTCACGCTGGCCCGGACGGCGGTACCGGCGTACGGGCTGCGTCCGATCTTGGAGGCTGTGGGGTTGCCCCGAGCGACCTGGTATTATTACCAACGCCGGCGGCGGACCTATGCGGAGAAGTACCGGCATCTGCGCTGCCCCCTGGAGGCCATCGCTAGAATCCATCCCGAGTACGGCTATCGCCGCGTGACCGTCGAGCTTCGGGCGACCTGGGGACGCGACATCAACCACAAGGTGGTCCAGCGGCTGCAGCGCTTGTGGGGCTTGCCACTACTACGCAGAACCCGGCATCCTCGGCCGAGCGGGATCCAGCAGGCCATCGCGAGCGCGGGGCGGCATGCGAATCTGATCAGCGACAAGGCGGACATCGAGCCATTTGCCGTGAGTTATGCGGACTTTACCGAGCTGAGTTACGCCGGCGGCCAGCAGAAAGGCTACATGATCATCTTGGTCGACCACGTGACCAAGGTCGTCGTCGGCTGGGCGGTCGGCAATCGAAAGACCACGGAGGTGGCCTTGCAGGCCTGGGAGCGGGCGAAACAAACGCTGGCCACGTGCGCGGCGAGTTGGCAGGGGCTGATCGTGCATCACGATCAGGATCCGGTGTTTATAGGGTACCAGTGGACGTCCAGACTCCTCAGGGATGGAGTGCGAGTTTCCTACTCGCTTCGAGGCGCCAGGGGGAACCCCGAGATGGAAGCCTTCTTCAGCCGGTTCAAAACGGAGAACCGATCGTTGACGCTGGATTGCCAGACGCTCGATGAACTCACAGGCATGATTGCGCGAAGGATCGACTATTACAACCGCGACCGGAGGCACTCAGCGATCGGCTACGTGGCTCCACTGAACTATGTTGACCTCCTTGACCTCCAGTGCCCCGGGAAGGCCGCGTATGAGTAG
- a CDS encoding ABC transporter substrate-binding protein, protein MDLETLTQAQQPAKIPRVGFLSPVSAPTPGASPEPGSSFQAFRRGLGDLGYVEGQNIIIEPRFAEGQYDRFPAFAAELVGLETDVICVQGAVTVLALQKVITSIPIVFGIVADPVAAGMVSNTARPGGNITGITSFDPQQSRKQLELLTQVIPGLARVAILGDQGVPQIFERGYEVAARVLDLQPQWLRLEGPAPDLDGAFEAFRRERADALMVLEVPITGIHQKRIAELAAKNRLPTIFPRDWVHTGGLIAYGTSVVDAVGGIPAYMDKILKGAKPGDLPVDVVTRYELVINLKTAREIGVTIPPEMLKRADRIIQ, encoded by the coding sequence ATGGATCTCGAGACGCTCACCCAGGCGCAGCAGCCTGCCAAGATCCCGCGGGTTGGGTTTCTGTCGCCCGTCTCTGCCCCGACGCCAGGCGCTTCTCCCGAGCCTGGTTCCAGTTTCCAGGCATTTCGACGGGGGCTCGGCGACCTTGGGTATGTTGAGGGCCAGAACATCATTATCGAGCCCCGATTTGCCGAAGGACAATACGATAGATTCCCCGCCTTTGCCGCTGAACTGGTCGGTCTCGAGACGGATGTCATCTGTGTGCAGGGCGCGGTCACTGTCCTGGCCCTTCAGAAGGTTATCACGAGCATCCCCATCGTCTTTGGGATCGTGGCCGATCCAGTTGCAGCTGGTATGGTCTCAAACACAGCGCGACCCGGCGGAAACATCACGGGAATCACCAGCTTTGACCCACAACAATCCAGGAAGCAGCTCGAACTCCTAACGCAGGTGATCCCGGGGCTCGCGCGTGTGGCAATTCTTGGGGATCAAGGTGTTCCTCAAATCTTCGAGAGGGGATACGAGGTGGCGGCAAGAGTGCTCGATCTGCAACCTCAGTGGCTTCGGTTGGAAGGGCCCGCTCCGGATCTCGACGGAGCCTTCGAGGCGTTCAGGAGGGAGCGCGCAGACGCTCTAATGGTACTGGAGGTACCTATAACCGGGATCCATCAGAAACGAATCGCCGAACTGGCGGCCAAGAACCGGCTACCCACGATTTTCCCGAGGGACTGGGTGCACACAGGGGGTCTGATCGCCTATGGAACGAGCGTCGTCGACGCGGTGGGGGGCATACCAGCGTACATGGACAAGATCCTCAAGGGGGCCAAGCCAGGCGACCTGCCCGTGGATGTGGTTACGCGCTATGAGCTGGTCATCAATCTCAAGACGGCTCGGGAGATCGGTGTCACGATCCCCCCCGAGATGCTTAAGCGGGCGGATCGGATAATCCAGTGA